A window of bacterium genomic DNA:
AACTGTTTTCTCAGATGTCTCTTAAAGATATGGGTGCTGCTGGTTTAACTTGCTCAACAGCAGAACAGGTTGCACCGAGAGGGTACGGTATAGAAATATTTACTGAAAAAGTTCCTGTGCCAGAAGGCGCTAAGGTTCATCCCCTTGCTCTTGCGGTTGGCGAAGACCAAGAAAGAAATATGGTTATAGCATCAGATAAAGCAACTGAAGTTATACTTGAGATATTCAAAAAAGATACAAATTTTAATAAGTATGGCGGTAAGATAGCAGTAGTTGGTAAAGTTTTAGCAGAGGATAGGTTTATAATACGAGATAAGAAAGTGGTATACTGTGATATTCCGTTAAGTCTTATTATTGAGGCACCTGTTTATAAACCTAAAGGAATAAAAACTGAGAAAACTGGAAAACTCTTCTCCACTCCTAAACCAAAATCTTTGAAGCAAGAAATTCTCAATGTAATATCTTCAACAAATGTCTGTTCTAAACAAGAGATTTTTAACGAAATGAAACTTGAAAAACCTGATTTACTTGTAACAAAGCCAGACGAAACAGATGTGCCGGTTATAGTACCTTTAAGAAAAGATAAAAACCATAAAAATATTGGTATATCTCTTGTTTTTGGAGGCAAATCTATACACGGTAGAGACGGAACGCCGTTAGAACAAGCGTACCTTGCAACTATTATTGCAAGACTAAAACTTGCTACATCTGGACTAAAACCTACTTCTATAGCTGACGGTTGCAATTACGGGAACCCTGATGTTCCAGAGCATTACCACCATTTCTCAGCAGGCATAGATGGGTTAAACAAAGCCTGTAGGATTCCCATATATAAAGAGAAAGAACCAGTGGCTGTTGTTGCAGGAAATGTGTCTATGAAAAACACTCTAAAAAGTAAAGGTAAAGAAAAGGCAATCGACCCTTCAATGGTTCCTGTTGTTTTTGGGTATATTTCTGATTTCAAAAAAGCTGTTACTACTGGGTTGAAAGAGGCAGACAATATTTTGGTTCTTGTTGGCGAAAGAAGACACGAGTTTAAAGGGGCTGAATATGCAAGGTTAAAGAAACAGGTTGGAAAAAACCTGCCTTATGTTACCCCTAATAAAGCAAGTAAACTGGAATACGGAGTTTTAGAGGCTTCAGAGAAAGAGTTGTTCTTATCTTCTGCTGTTATTGAAAATGGCGGGATGGCAGCGGCTTTAACAAGGATGCTTCTTCTTGGTAAAAATGGTATTGGAGTTCAACTGGATATGGAGTTTATTGGGAATATGAGGGAAGATTATGGACTCTTTTCTGAATCTATCGGATACATATTGGAAGTAAAAAACGAGAATCTAACACCATTAAAGAAAATATATACAAAACACGGTTTAAAATTGATAAATATAGGTGTTACAACTAAAGAAAAAAAGTTTGTAGGTACCCTTAAAAATAAACTGTTGTTTGAAATTTCCTTTGATGAACTCAAAAAAAATTGGAGGCAGTAATGGCAACATATAAACAAGCAGGGGTTGACGTCAAACTTGGAGATATATGCTCTCATATAATGTCTGAATCTGCTGATAAAACATTTTCAAATAGAAACAATAAGTTAGGTAAAGTAAAAGTTATTGAACAGAAAGGTCTGCACAGAGTGATAACTATATCTCTTGGAGTTTTTAAGATTATGCTTAATAGCGATGGCATAGGGACAAAGGTGGAGTTTGCAGAAAGAATGGGTAGACACGATACTATGGCTTACGACCTTTTTGCTATGTTATGCGATGATTCTGTTAGATATGGGGCTGAACCTATTGCTATATCTAATATTTTGGATATGAACTCTCTTAATAAAAAAATTGTTCAAGAGTTAGCTAATGGTATGGAAAAAGCAGCAAAGGTTGCAGGGGTTGCAGTTATATCTGGTGAGATTGCAGAGTTGGGTAGAAGAGTGTCTGGATATGGAGATATAAATTATAATTGGGGCGGCACTGTGTTAAGTGTTATAAAAAAAGAACTTGATAGCAGAAAAATAGTTGAAGGTGATTCTGTTGTTAGTTTTAAAGAGTATGGGTTCAGGTCAAACGGAATTTCTCTCGTAAGAAACGTTATGGAAAAAAAGCATGGTCAAAAATGGCATACAAAAAAAGTGGATGGAAAACAACTTGGAGATATGGCTCTTGAACCATCTGTTATATATTCAAAAGCTGTGTTAGATGTGTTAGATTCCATTAAAGGTGTTGCACATATAACAGGTGGAGGTATACCGGGAAAACTTGGAAGAGTAATATCAAAAACTGGGCTTGGAGCAGAGATATCCGATCCGTTTGAACCTTGCCAACTAATGTCTTTAGTTCAAAAGGAAGGAAATATTACTGATAGAGAGGCTTATTTGACATGGAATATGGGTCAAGGTATGATGGTAATAACAGATAACCCCGAAAAAGTAATGAAAACCCTCAAAAAATATAAGATTGAAACAAAAATTTCTGGACAAATAACCGACCAAGATAAGATAAGAATATATAGTAGAGGGGTTTTCAACAATGGTAAAACTCTTGAGTTTTCAATAAAATAAGGGAGGACTTAAAAATGAATAAAGAACTCTTTAAAAATATAGAATCTGAAAGGATAAGATATCTTCCTACATATATATTTCAAGAGATTAATGATAGAAAAACAATACTTATCAAAGAGGGTAAGGATATAATAGATTTGAGTATGGGTAACCCTGATATGCCTGCACCTAAACCTGTTATAGAGAAATTGATAGAGGCAACCAGTGATAAGGAAGCTCACCGTTATAGCGTTTCAAAAGGTATAATGGCGTTAAGAAAAGGTGTATGCGAATGGTACGAAAAACGGTTTGGAGTAGTGCTTGATGCTCAAGAAGAGTCTATCGTATGTATTGGTTCTAAAGAGGGTGTTAACCACCTTGCTCTTGCAATCTTTAACCACAACGATACAGTTATGGTACCTAACCCCACCTACCCAAGCCATTTTTATAGTGTGGCTATTGCAGGCGCAAAAATATATGATATGCCTTTAACGAAAGAGAACAATTTTACTCCAACCTTACCTGAAAATTTTTTAGGTAGTGAAAAACCAAAGGCTATAGTGATAGGGTTTCCAAGTAATCCTACCACACAGATTGCTGATATAGGTTTTTTTGAAAGAGTTGTAAAGTTTGCTAAAAAGAACAATATTATTGTTATCCACGATAATGCTTACGCTGAACTTGGGTTTGACGGGTATAAAGCTCCAAGTTTTCTTCAAACAGAAGGGGCTAAAGAGGTCGGTATAGAGTTCTACTCTCTTTCTAAAACTTATAATATGGCTGGTTGGAGAGTGGGTTTTGCTGTCGGTAATAAGTATATAATAAAAGCGTTAGCAAGACTTAAAAGTTATTACGACTATGGTATGTTTGCTCCTATACAAGAGGCAGGGGTAGCGGCTTTGAGTCTTGACCAAAAATATATAGATGAAACAGTTGGAACATACCAGAGAAGACGAGATATTTTGGTTGAAGGTTTAAATAAGATCGGATGGAAGGTCCAGAAACCTAAAGCAACTATGTATTTGTGGGCCGAAATACCTGACAAATTTAAGGAGATGGGGTCAAAAGAGTTTAGTCTATATCTTATGGATAAAGCAGGTGTAGCAGTTTCACCGGGTATTGGGTTTGGTAAATATGGTGAAGGGTATCTAAGAATTGCTCTTGTTGCAAATGAAGAGAGGATACGCCAATCAATCTGTTCTATTGAAAAGATAATGTAATTATGCAAAACTATGTTAAAATAAGCGTTTTGATATAAAAACAATTGCGTACTGGATTAAGAAAAGTTTTATTGGATAAAATATGAGTAAATATCTGTTTAATAATTACGGGGGCAGTTATCAGTTAAATATTGAAAAACCGAAAGATTTGAGGAAAATTGTTGACCTTGATGAAGCTTTATGGGCTGCAACAAGTTTGCCTATAGAAATACTTAACATTGATAAAAAATTTCTGGAATACCTTGATACTGATGAGAATGGTAGAATAAGAACCGATGAGATAAAATATGCAGTGCAATGGGTTTTTAACATATTGAAAGACTGTTCACATTTATCTGAAGGAACAGATGTACTTCTGCTTGATAATATTAATATTGATATCCCCGAAGGTAAAACATTGCAAGATACCTCAAAAATTATTCTTTCAAACCTAAATGTACCTAACTCTCCTAACAGAATCAATCTTTCCCAAGTAAGAAATCTTCAAGGAATAATGGCAAGTTCAACCACCAACGGAGATGGGGTTATAGCGCCTGATGCAACAACCGATAAAGAACTTTCTGACCTTATAGTTCTTATAATGGAAACAATCGGTAGTTCAAATGCTGCAAGCGGTAAATTAGGTATTAATTCCACACAGACATCAGAATTTTTCACTCAGGCTTCACTTTACCTTGAATGGCTTGAGAAGGGTCAAATTCCAGATAACCAGGAAAATACAGATATTATGGTGTGGGGAAGAAATACCATTGAGGCGTACAGTTCATTAAAAAAGGTTGCAAGAAAGGTAGATGAGTTTTTTGCTCAATGCGCTATATCGCAGTTTGATAGCAGAGTGAAAGAATCATTACAATTGAAAGAGAAAGAACTTGAAGAGATAGATTTTACTGATAAATCTCTTATACTTGATAGGTTAAAAACAGCTCCTCTCGCTAAAATAAATAATGAAAACACATTATATCTTGACGGTTATATAAATTCTTTATATTCAAAAGATATATCTGATTTTAAAGAAAAAGTTTTGGTAAAAATTTATGATGAAAATATATCTCGATTAGACCTTGAAAAATGGGAGAATGTTAAAAACATTTTTGCTCCTTACAAAGATTATACCGATAATAAAAAAGGAGAAAAGGTTGAAAAAATAGATGTTGCTCTTTTACGTAAATATATAGAGGAAGGATTTCAAGAGAGGATATATACACTTATAAAACAAGATTTAGCAGTAGCTGAAGAAATCAAACATATAAAAGATGTTGAAAAATTGCTCCTTTACCAAAAGTTTTTATTTGAGTTTGCTAACAATTCAGCAAGTTTCTCTAACGTTTATAATCCTGAGATACGCTCTATTTTTGAAGTTGGGACACTTATTATAGACGGTAGAAAAATGCCGTTTACTATTCTTGTGAACAATATGCCTGCACATAAAAAGATTGCTCAAGAAAGTAATGTATACCTTATATATCTTACTGTAACAAGCAAAGATAACGGAGAAACACAATTTAATGTTGCTACATCTGTTACTTCAGGAGATTCAGGTAACTTAAGAATTGGCAAAAGAGGCGTCTTTTTTACAAGGGACGGTAAAGAGTGGGATGCTGAAGTAATCGATATAATAGTAAACCCAATAGGGCTTCTCGAGTCTATTAAAGCACCTTTTATAAAACTTGCAGATTCAATAAAAAATCAGGTGGAAAAATTTGCAAAAACAAAAGAAGCTAAACTTGAAGGCACTCTTGTAGCCCCTACAGGTGCAAGCGTAACCAGAGACCTTATGGTTGGAGGTGGAGTAGCAATTGCCGCAATAGGTTCCTCTTTTGCTTATATAGCAAGGGCTGTATCACAGGTGAAATTAGGACATTTTTTAACAACGATAATCATTATTCTTGCTACTATTTTAGTGCCGAGTTTGCTTATGGGAATAGTTAAACTTCGCAGACGTAACCTTAGTATATTATTTGAAGCATCGGGATGCGCAATAAATGTAAGAATGAAATTAACATTAGGGTTAGGAAAATTGTTTACCTATATCCCTGCTTACCCACCTAATTCACAGAGAAAGAAACTGGATATAATTGAAGAGTTGACAAAAAAGATAAAAATGGCTAAAGAGGTTAGTTGGGAGCAACTTTTTAAGACTATTTTTATTACACTGCTTGTCTCGTTTTTGGTTTTTATTTTAGTTATTCTTATGTTGAAATTTAGAATCCTGCCGATATAAAAATAGGGGCGACGGCGTATTTCTGTGGGATAAAACTCGCAAAGACGGAATGGGGGTAGTGAAAAACGAGATTCCGGATCAAGTCTAGAATGACATGCAGGGGAAGTCTCCGCCTTTTATCGCTCTGTTATTCATTTTTTTAGCCTGCCAACTACCCCTCCACCTACGCCAAGGTTTACCTGCCGAAGCTTGTATTTTAGCGTAGGTTGGCTTCGGTGGATAAACCTCATCCCATTAACCTCTCTGCAAACCCTTGGGGATTTCCAATACCTATAATTCTCAAGGGGAGAAGGCAAAAACGGGAGGGTGTATGCGCCGTAGTACCAGAGTGAGTAGACACCACATACTTTTTTAAATCCAAAGCCTTGCTTCCATAGCCTCCAAAAGAGTGTTCAGCGCAATATAAAAGAATGCCTCTCTCGAAGTTGACTCTAATTTCTTTTTAGCTTTCATACCTTGCCAAAAGACAGAATCTATTTTAGCATCTATCAGTTCAAAGACCTCTTTTTCGGAAGTCTTGTTGCCAGATTTTGAATCTTTCCATTCAATATAAGACGCAATCACTCCCCCACTATTAGCGTAAAAATCTGGTAAGATGTTTATCCCTTTATTTAAAAGCACCTCTTCTCCTTCTTCAGTAGTAGGGTTATTAGCACCTTCAACAATAAGTTTTGCTTGCATTAATTGTGCGGTACTTTTTGTAATAACACTTTCAACTGCAGCAGGGATAAAAACATCTGTTTTAAGAGAGAAAAATTCATCCTCTGTTATTGCTTCTGCAAAAGGAAAATTATTTATACTGTCTTTACTTAAAGGAGCGTACTTGAAAAGAGCCTCTATATCAATTCCTTTTTTGTTATATATCACTCCTCCAATATCAAAAACGGCTATTACTTTAACTCCCATTTCAGAAAGAAAGTGTGCCGTCCATCTTCCTACGTTCCCAAAACCTTGTATAGCAACATTTGTACCTTCAATGTTTTTCTTTAATATATTCTCTACACCAAGTTTGGTGGCTTTTGAAAGCCCTCTCCCTGTTGCTTGAATTCTTCCAGAAAGCCCCCCAAGAACAATAGGTTTTCCAGTTACAGTTTCTGGTTTACGGGTCTCACCATAAATAACTGCCATATCCAAAGGAGAACTACCTAAATCAGGCGCTGGTATATATGACCCTGAATAGAGTTCCTCTCTTATCA
This region includes:
- a CDS encoding AIR synthase related protein, which encodes MLYKNQIFDFAKMKISDFEKIRKENGWGLTFAEFKEAQKRAKKPLTLTEVYILDSLWSDHCSYKNSKHKLKNLVRDNSYVLKSKNSEAGAVRIGKSDYYAVFKIESHNHPTLINPFDGAATGVGGVLRDIFAMGATNVGVGASLRYGPKATPTSKNVLKGAIEGASFYCKGMELPIIALDVYYDESFKHNCLMNVAAVGVVKKDDLIPNVVPQKGVGYNLIYIGKPTAGAAVGGASFASQAFEEGKKIEISFGANPLLEKATFDVFEKVKKTLVSKKLFSQMSLKDMGAAGLTCSTAEQVAPRGYGIEIFTEKVPVPEGAKVHPLALAVGEDQERNMVIASDKATEVILEIFKKDTNFNKYGGKIAVVGKVLAEDRFIIRDKKVVYCDIPLSLIIEAPVYKPKGIKTEKTGKLFSTPKPKSLKQEILNVISSTNVCSKQEIFNEMKLEKPDLLVTKPDETDVPVIVPLRKDKNHKNIGISLVFGGKSIHGRDGTPLEQAYLATIIARLKLATSGLKPTSIADGCNYGNPDVPEHYHHFSAGIDGLNKACRIPIYKEKEPVAVVAGNVSMKNTLKSKGKEKAIDPSMVPVVFGYISDFKKAVTTGLKEADNILVLVGERRHEFKGAEYARLKKQVGKNLPYVTPNKASKLEYGVLEASEKELFLSSAVIENGGMAAALTRMLLLGKNGIGVQLDMEFIGNMREDYGLFSESIGYILEVKNENLTPLKKIYTKHGLKLINIGVTTKEKKFVGTLKNKLLFEISFDELKKNWRQ
- a CDS encoding Glu/Leu/Phe/Val dehydrogenase, translated to MALVKLARMKKFINIPRDAEILLNNSRKEIKLALNIKIADENLACLDTFIVYHNTALGPAKGGIRLAPDVSFKEVRTLAEIMTYKNALMRLPFGGGKSGIRLDPYKIETSAKVAIIKEYVRMIREELYSGSYIPAPDLGSSPLDMAVIYGETRKPETVTGKPIVLGGLSGRIQATGRGLSKATKLGVENILKKNIEGTNVAIQGFGNVGRWTAHFLSEMGVKVIAVFDIGGVIYNKKGIDIEALFKYAPLSKDSINNFPFAEAITEDEFFSLKTDVFIPAAVESVITKSTAQLMQAKLIVEGANNPTTEEGEEVLLNKGINILPDFYANSGGVIASYIEWKDSKSGNKTSEKEVFELIDAKIDSVFWQGMKAKKKLESTSREAFFYIALNTLLEAMEARLWI
- a CDS encoding aminotransferase class I/II-fold pyridoxal phosphate-dependent enzyme, which produces MNKELFKNIESERIRYLPTYIFQEINDRKTILIKEGKDIIDLSMGNPDMPAPKPVIEKLIEATSDKEAHRYSVSKGIMALRKGVCEWYEKRFGVVLDAQEESIVCIGSKEGVNHLALAIFNHNDTVMVPNPTYPSHFYSVAIAGAKIYDMPLTKENNFTPTLPENFLGSEKPKAIVIGFPSNPTTQIADIGFFERVVKFAKKNNIIVIHDNAYAELGFDGYKAPSFLQTEGAKEVGIEFYSLSKTYNMAGWRVGFAVGNKYIIKALARLKSYYDYGMFAPIQEAGVAALSLDQKYIDETVGTYQRRRDILVEGLNKIGWKVQKPKATMYLWAEIPDKFKEMGSKEFSLYLMDKAGVAVSPGIGFGKYGEGYLRIALVANEERIRQSICSIEKIM
- a CDS encoding AIR synthase-related protein, translating into MATYKQAGVDVKLGDICSHIMSESADKTFSNRNNKLGKVKVIEQKGLHRVITISLGVFKIMLNSDGIGTKVEFAERMGRHDTMAYDLFAMLCDDSVRYGAEPIAISNILDMNSLNKKIVQELANGMEKAAKVAGVAVISGEIAELGRRVSGYGDINYNWGGTVLSVIKKELDSRKIVEGDSVVSFKEYGFRSNGISLVRNVMEKKHGQKWHTKKVDGKQLGDMALEPSVIYSKAVLDVLDSIKGVAHITGGGIPGKLGRVISKTGLGAEISDPFEPCQLMSLVQKEGNITDREAYLTWNMGQGMMVITDNPEKVMKTLKKYKIETKISGQITDQDKIRIYSRGVFNNGKTLEFSIK